In the genome of Sphingomonas naphthae, one region contains:
- the rodA gene encoding rod shape-determining protein RodA, with amino-acid sequence MNGGYSIVPPQLAQIPWRLILLIVAIGGFGLVVLYSAAGGSVRPWALNQGVRFVGFIAIAIMISRVGEMRLKQAALPIYGVLVGLLLMVELFGFVGGGSRRWLDLGFIRLQPSELMKPAIVLVLARFYDLLPAGESRGWNAIWPAAALIGVPFVLVMTQPDLGTGLMIVFGGLTVTFLAGLPLRLYVGGALAVAAVLPVAWLGMHEYQRQRVEIFLSPESDPLGAGYHIIQSKIAIGSGGITGKGFLKGTQSHLDYLPEGHTDFVFATMAEEWGLLGGCTIILLYFMVIRWGMQVAARAHTRFSRLAAAGLATTIFFYFAINLSMVMGLAPVVGIPLPLVSNGGSAMMTVMLCLGMLMAIDRSARAAR; translated from the coding sequence ATGAACGGCGGCTATTCGATCGTCCCGCCGCAGCTGGCGCAGATCCCGTGGCGGCTGATCCTGCTGATCGTCGCGATCGGCGGCTTCGGGCTGGTGGTGCTCTATTCGGCGGCGGGCGGCAGCGTGCGGCCGTGGGCGCTCAACCAGGGCGTTCGCTTTGTCGGCTTCATCGCCATCGCCATCATGATCTCGCGCGTGGGCGAGATGCGGCTGAAACAGGCGGCGCTGCCGATCTATGGGGTGCTGGTCGGGCTGCTGCTGATGGTCGAGCTGTTCGGCTTCGTCGGCGGGGGCAGCCGGCGCTGGCTCGATCTCGGCTTCATCCGCCTCCAGCCCTCCGAATTGATGAAGCCCGCGATCGTGCTGGTGCTGGCGCGCTTCTACGATCTGCTGCCGGCGGGCGAGAGCCGCGGCTGGAACGCCATCTGGCCGGCCGCCGCGCTGATCGGCGTGCCCTTCGTGCTGGTGATGACGCAGCCCGATCTCGGCACCGGGCTGATGATCGTGTTCGGCGGGCTGACGGTCACCTTCCTCGCGGGGCTGCCTCTGCGCCTCTACGTCGGCGGTGCGCTGGCGGTGGCGGCGGTGCTGCCCGTCGCGTGGCTGGGGATGCACGAATATCAGCGCCAGCGGGTCGAAATCTTCCTCAGCCCCGAAAGCGATCCGCTGGGCGCGGGCTATCACATCATCCAGTCGAAGATCGCGATCGGATCGGGCGGGATCACCGGCAAGGGCTTCCTGAAAGGCACGCAGAGCCACCTCGATTACCTCCCCGAAGGCCACACCGATTTCGTCTTCGCCACCATGGCGGAGGAATGGGGGCTGCTGGGCGGCTGCACCATCATCCTGCTCTACTTCATGGTGATCCGCTGGGGGATGCAGGTGGCGGCGCGCGCCCACACCCGCTTCTCCCGGCTGGCGGCGGCGGGGCTGGCGACGACGATCTTCTTCTATTTCGCGATCAACCTGTCGATGGTGATGGGCCTTGCCCCCGTCGTCGGCATCCCCCTGCCGCTGGTCTCCAACGGCGGATCGGCGATGATGACGGTGATGCTGTGCCTGGGCATGCTGATGGCGATCGACCGCTCGGCCCGCGCGGCGCGCTGA
- the mrdA gene encoding penicillin-binding protein 2 — protein sequence MPKRLVTEQSQLQSFSRRALILGGAQAGVAAILAGRMAWLSIAENDRYSALAESNRVQQTLIPPRRGWIVDRHGRPIAINRTDFRVDLIPDRLVDPDHVIAELRLILGLTDDDVARVQEGLKRAAGFRPVPVAENLTYEKFAALSVRQGDLPGVVPASGNARFYPAGAAVAHLTGYVGQASAADYEKTRDPLLITPGFKVGKEGLERALEPWLRGHPGAKRSEVTARGRVVAELTTRPEEVGNTLQLTIDAGLQHYAARRLGTNSGSAVVIDVETGGILSMVSMPAYNPNSFSDGISHMEWDMLSADDHIPLMNKVLQGLYPPGSTVKPMNALALLEAGVDPNERVVCTGGYRLGNNVFHCHSRRGHGAVDMKNAVMQSCDIYFYAMIRRLGIDPLAQMMRRLGLGATYDLPYKSQRFGTVPDSQWKLKKYKSEWKVADTINASIGQGYTLVNPLQLAVMAARIASGKSLDPRLIVNRRYEPQGGDLGVDPDHLRIIREAMWGVVNGGGTGGAARMYVPGVQLAGKTGTAQVRRITMAERRGGVLKNGALPFKLRDHALFVCFAPADKPRYAAAIVLEHNGHTVRNLDTPLVGRDIMTYLFDPERAMKSLADVEPSWGGDIEQRMARQHEQWRLDHGGAPPPDAPPPPEDLPEPTEQPEGSLAEATPASNPPPPEDAGDAAPEAPVVPAPAAPSPPPAGPTP from the coding sequence ATGCCGAAACGGCTCGTCACCGAGCAGAGCCAGTTGCAGAGCTTCAGCCGCCGCGCGCTCATCCTCGGCGGGGCGCAGGCGGGTGTCGCGGCGATCCTGGCCGGCCGCATGGCGTGGCTGTCGATCGCCGAGAACGACCGCTATTCGGCGCTGGCCGAAAGCAACCGGGTGCAGCAGACTTTGATCCCGCCGCGCCGGGGCTGGATCGTCGATCGCCATGGGCGCCCGATCGCGATCAACCGCACCGATTTCCGGGTCGATCTGATCCCCGATCGGCTGGTCGATCCCGATCATGTCATCGCCGAGCTGCGCCTGATCCTCGGCCTCACCGACGACGATGTCGCCCGCGTGCAGGAGGGGCTGAAGCGCGCCGCCGGGTTCCGCCCGGTGCCGGTGGCGGAAAATCTCACCTACGAGAAGTTCGCCGCGCTCAGCGTGCGGCAGGGCGACCTGCCCGGCGTGGTCCCGGCGAGCGGCAACGCGCGCTTCTATCCGGCGGGCGCGGCGGTGGCGCATCTGACCGGCTATGTCGGCCAGGCATCGGCGGCGGATTATGAAAAGACCCGCGATCCCCTGCTCATCACCCCCGGCTTCAAGGTCGGCAAGGAAGGGCTGGAGCGCGCGCTGGAGCCGTGGTTGCGCGGCCACCCCGGCGCCAAGCGCAGCGAGGTCACCGCGCGCGGCCGGGTGGTCGCCGAACTGACGACCCGGCCGGAGGAGGTCGGCAACACGCTCCAGCTCACCATCGATGCCGGCCTCCAGCATTATGCCGCCCGGCGGCTGGGCACCAATTCGGGCTCGGCGGTGGTGATCGATGTCGAGACCGGGGGCATCCTCTCGATGGTGTCGATGCCGGCCTACAACCCCAACAGCTTCTCCGACGGCATCAGCCATATGGAGTGGGACATGCTGTCGGCCGACGATCACATCCCGCTGATGAACAAGGTGCTTCAGGGCCTGTATCCGCCGGGATCGACGGTGAAGCCGATGAACGCGCTGGCGCTGCTGGAGGCGGGCGTGGACCCCAACGAGCGAGTCGTCTGCACCGGCGGCTACCGGCTCGGCAACAATGTGTTCCACTGCCATTCGCGGCGCGGCCACGGCGCGGTCGACATGAAGAATGCCGTTATGCAGAGCTGCGACATCTATTTCTACGCGATGATCCGCCGGCTGGGGATCGATCCGCTGGCGCAGATGATGCGCCGCCTCGGCCTCGGCGCAACCTATGATCTGCCCTATAAATCGCAGCGCTTCGGCACGGTGCCCGACAGCCAGTGGAAGCTGAAGAAATACAAGTCCGAGTGGAAGGTCGCGGACACGATCAACGCCTCGATCGGCCAGGGCTATACGCTGGTGAACCCGCTCCAGCTGGCGGTGATGGCGGCGCGCATCGCGAGCGGCAAGTCGCTCGATCCGCGCCTGATCGTCAACCGCCGGTACGAGCCGCAGGGCGGTGACCTGGGTGTCGATCCCGATCATCTGCGGATCATCCGAGAGGCGATGTGGGGCGTGGTCAACGGCGGCGGCACCGGTGGCGCGGCGCGCATGTACGTGCCGGGGGTGCAGCTGGCCGGCAAGACGGGCACGGCGCAGGTGCGGCGCATCACCATGGCCGAACGGCGCGGCGGCGTGCTGAAGAATGGCGCTTTGCCCTTCAAGCTGCGCGACCATGCGCTGTTCGTATGTTTCGCGCCGGCCGACAAGCCGCGCTATGCCGCCGCGATCGTGCTGGAGCATAATGGCCACACCGTCCGCAACCTCGATACGCCGCTCGTCGGGCGCGATATCATGACCTATCTGTTCGATCCGGAGCGGGCGATGAAGTCGCTCGCCGATGTCGAGCCCAGCTGGGGCGGCGATATCGAGCAGCGCATGGCCCGCCAGCACGAACAATGGCGGCTGGACCATGGCGGCGCCCCGCCGCCCGACGCGCCGCCCCCGCCCGAGGATCTGCCCGAGCCGACCGAACAGCCCGAAGGCAGCTTGGCCGAGGCCACCCCCGCCAGCAACCCGCCCCCGCCCGAGGATGCCGGCGACGCCGCGCCCGAAGCACCGGTGGTGCCGGCCCCGGCGGCCCCGTCTCCGCCCCCTGCGGGGCCCACGCCATGA